A genomic segment from Phalacrocorax aristotelis chromosome 16, bGulAri2.1, whole genome shotgun sequence encodes:
- the NPTX1 gene encoding neuronal pentraxin-1, whose amino-acid sequence MAAGPPGTFLLTLLFLLPLCPRGRGQSFGQTRFICTSVPLDGDMCAASAPVSGSAEELKSTVLQLRETVLQQKETIMNQKETIRELTAKLGRCESQSVLEALPGEPKGGGAGRKTGFSKNTMGDLSRPPAAETLSQLGQTLQSLKTRLENLEQFSRMNSSSQTNNLKDILQNKIDDLEKQVLSRVNSLEEGKFNPKNESEERGKIESTLTSLHQRISDLEKGQKDNRPPDRFQLTFPLRTNYMYAKVKKSLPEMYAFSICMWMKSNASPGMGTPFSYAVPGQANELVLIEWGNNPMEILINDKVAKLPFVINDGKWHHICVTWTTRDGVWEAYQDGTQTGSGENLAPYHPIKPQGVLVLGQEQDTLGGGFDATQAFVGELAHFNVWDRKLSPGEVYSLATCSTRALSGNVIAWAEANIDIYGGATKWTFEACRQLN is encoded by the exons ATGGCCGCGGGGCCTCCCGGCAccttcctcctcaccctcctcttcctcctgccgcTCTGCCCGCGCGGCCGCGGGCAAAGCTTCGGGCAAACGCGCTTCATCTGCACCTCGGTGCCGCTGGACGGGGACATGTGCGCCGCCTCCGCGCCGGTCAGCGGTTCCGCCGAGGAGCTGAAGAGCACCGTGCTGCAGCTACGGGAAACGGTGCTGCAGCAGAAGGAGACCATCATGAACCAGAAGGAAACCATCCGTGAGCTGACGGCTAAACTGGGCCGGTGCGAGAGCCAGAGCGTGCTGGAGGCGCTGCCCGGCGAGCCCAAGGGCGGCGGAGCCGGCAGGAAGACCGGCTTCTCCAAGAACACCATGGGGGACCTTTCGCGGCCACCCGCGGCCGAGACCCTCAGCCAGCTCGGACAGACGCTGCAATCCCTGAAGACCAGGCTGGAAAACCTCGAG CAGTTCAGCAGGATGAACTCCTCCAGCCAGACCAACAACCTGAAGGACATCCTGCAGAACAAAATCGACGACCTGGAGAAGCAGGTGCTGTCCCGGGTGAACAGCCTGGAGGAGGGCAAGTTCAACCCCAAGAACGAGTCCGAGGAGCGCGGCAAGATCGAGAGCACCCTCACGTCGTTGCACCAGCGCATCAGCGACCTGGAGAAAG GCCAGAAGGACAACCGGCCACCGGATAGGTTCCAGCTCACCTTCCCGCTGCGCACCAACTACATGTACGCCAAGGTGAAGAAGAGCCTGCCCGAGATGTACGCCTTCAGCATCTGCATGTGGATGAAGTCCAACGCCTCCCCCGGCATGGGCACCCCCTTTTCCTACGCTGTGCCCGGGCAGGCTAACGAGCTGGTGCTCATCGAGTGGGGCAACAACCCCATGGAGATCCTCATCAACGACAAG GTGGCCAAACTACCCTTTGTCATCAATGACGGCAAGTGGCACCACATCTGCGTCACCTGGACCACACGGGATGGTGTGTGGGAAGCCTACCAGGACGGCACGCAGACCGGCAGCGGCGAGAACCTGGCGCCCTACCACCCCATCAAGCCCCAGGGGGTCCTGGTCCTGGGCCAGGAGCAG GACACGCTGGGCGGTGGGTTCGACGCCACGCAGGCCTTCGTGGGGGAGCTGGCCCACTTCAACGTGTGGGACAGGAAGCTGAGCCCCGGGGAGGTGTACAGCCTGGCCACCTGCAGCACCAGGGCGCTCTCGGGCAACGTCATCGCGTGGGCCGAAGCCAACATCGACATCTACGGCGGGGCCACCAAGTGGACTTTTGAGGCTTGTCGCCAGCTCAACTAG